DNA sequence from the Hyalangium ruber genome:
CACCACAGCGCTACCGCGAAGTAGGCCAGGTTGGACCAGGCGTTCGCGGGCTCGTTCACCCAGGTGCAGAGGGTTGCCTCACACCACTTGATGTTCGGCTCACCCCAGGCGACCCGCATGTCCCACCAGGGACACCCCGGGCCCATGAGCTTCGCGCCAATCGGCATGCTCCCCATGTTGGGAGTCTGCCCTAGACCTCATCAGTGGGGCACCAGCTCCACGTAGCTGGCGCGCAGCATGGGGATGAGTCGGATGAACTCCACGGTGAGCCCCTGCTTCTCGGCGAAGCGCTCCAGCAGGGCCCGGTCCTGCGCCTTGGGCATACCCTGGCGCGGCAGGAAGTCCTCGGTGCCGCGCCCCTCCTTTATCGGAATCCGGGTCTCGCTGTGGAGGGCCCCCCCGAGGCGTGGCCGCACCCGGACGCGGGGTGAATCCACACTCCGAAGCTGCACGACACCCAGCGGGGGCCTAGGCTCTGCGCCCGCCTCGCACCGGAGAAGCCATGAACACTGCAAGGATGTGCCGCTGGGCCGTGTGCGGCCTGCTCCTCGGAATAGGCCTCGCGCCTACGCGGCTCCACGCGCAGCAGACCGCCAAGCCCGTGCTCCACGGCAAACACTGGGTGGCCATCACCGGCAAGCCGCTCGCGGCCACGGCGGGGGCCATGATGTTCCAGAAGGGCGGCAACGCGGTGGACTCCGCGTGCGCGATGCTCGCCGCCACCTCCACCATGTGGGACGTGCTGAGCTGGGGCGGAGAGACGCAGGCCCTCATCTATGACCCGCGCGCGCGCAAGGTGGTGGGCATCAACGCGCTCGGCGTGGCTCCCACGGGCGCCACCGTGGAGTTCTTCCAGAAGAAGAACATGAAGTACCCGCCCGAGTTCGGCCCGCTGGCCGCCGTCACCCCGGGCACACCAGGCGGCCTGATGGTGATGCTGTCGGAGTACGGGACGCTCTCGCTGAAAGAGGTGCTCGGGCCCGCCATCCAGATGGCCGACGAGGGCTACCCCATCGAGGCCCAGACCGCGAACAGCATCGAGAAGAACAAGGACAAGCTCAAACAGTGGCGCTACTCGCGCGAGGTGATGCTGCCGCACGCCGGGCAGGCCCGAGAGGCACCCCACCCTGGCGAGGTGTTCCGGCAGAAGGACCTGGCGGCCACGCTGAAGAAGCTGGTGGAGGCGGAGCAGAAGGCACTCGCGGCGGGCAAGAACCGCAAGCAGGCGATCCAGGCCGCCTATGACCGCTTCTACCGGGGAGACATCGCCCGCGAGCTGGTGCGGGGCGTGCAGGAGGAAGGCGGCCTCATCACCCTGGAGGACCTGGCGCGCTGGAAGGTCCACATCGAGGAGCCCGTGAAGACGACCTACAAGGGCGTCGAGGTCTACAAGCTGACCACGTGGGTGCAAGGGCCGGTGCTGCTCCAGGCGCTCAACATCCTGGAGACGCAGGATCTGAAGTCGATGGGCTACAACAGCGCTCGCTACATCCACGCGCTGTACCAGGCGATGAACCTGGCCTTCGCGGACCGGGACTTCTACTACGGAGACCCGTACTTCCCTCCGGCCGAGCCAGTACGAGGGCTGCTCTCCAAGGAGTACGCCAAAGCGCGAGCGAAGCTCATCAACTGGGAGAAGAACGACCCGAACATCAAGCCGGGAGACCCCTACGCCTTCCAGGGAGAGAGCAACCCGTACGTGAAGCTGCTGGAGCAGTGGCCTCCCGCTCCGGCGCCTGGCGCGAACCCGAATGCGCCCCAGCCCTTCACCCAGCCTCCCGGAGCGCCGCAGCCCGCTACACCGCCCACGGGCGCGCCGCAGCCGGGCTCCCAACAGGCGAGCCTGGAGGACTTCGAGCGCGCCTTCTTCGCGGGGACGACCTCCATCCAGGCCGCGGATGAGAAGGGATGGGTGGTGTCGGTGACGCCCAGCGGCGGCTGGGTGCCCGCCGTCATCGCCGGACGCACGGGAGTGGGACTGAGCCAGCGGATGCAGAGCTTCGTGATGGACGCGGCGGAGAGCCCGTTCAATGTGCTGGAGCCGGGCAAGCGCCCCCGCGCGACGCTGACGCCGAGCCTGGCGCTGAAGGACGGCAAGCCGTACCTCTCCTTCGCGGTGCAGGGCGGAGACAGCCAGGACCAGAACCTGCTGCAGTTCTTCCTGAACGTGGTGGAGTTCGGGATGACGGTGCAGGAGGCGTCCGAGGCGGCCAACATCAACAGCTTCCAGATGCGCACCTCGTTCGGAGACCACGCGGCGAAGCCAGGCCGGGTGCTGCTGCACCAGGACGTGCCGCCCTGGGTGCGCTCCGAACTCAAGCGCATGGGCTACGAGATGAGCTTCGAGCCACGCACCTCGGGTCCCATCAACGCCATCTACTTCGACCACAAGAATGGCACCTTCTGGGGTGGCTCCAGCCATCACGGCGAAGACTACGGCATCGCCTGGTAGACGCGTCCCCTCGAAGACCTTCCCATCCTCAGGAGAGAGTCCATGTCCTCCCTACCCCGTTCTCTCGTAGCGCTCGCGCTGATCGCCTTCGCCCTGCCAGCGTGGGCGCAGGCGCCCGCGAAGCCTCCGAAGTCGCCCAAGGAAGAGCAGGCGGAGCAGCGCGCCGAGTACATCCGCTCGCGCTACAGCAAGTTCGAGTACCGCATCCCCATGCGGGACGGCGTGCGGCTGTTCACGTCCGTCTACGTCCCCAACGAAGCGAGCGCCGGCAAGCGCTACCCCATCCTGTTCACGCGCACGCCGTACACGGTCGCGCCCTATGGAGCGGAGCGCTACAAGCGGGCGCTCGGCCCCAGCGAGGCGTACGAGAAGGAGGGCTTCATCTTCGTCTTCCAGGACGTGCGCGGCCGGAACATGTCCGAGGGCACCTTCATGGACGTGCGCCCGCAGGTGGCGACGAAGCGCGGGCCGAAGGACATCGACGAGAGCACCGACGCGTACGACACCATCCAGTGGCTGGTGAAGAACGTGCCGAACAACAACAACCGCGTGGGGATGTACGGCATCTCCTATCCCGGCTTCTACACCTCGGCGGGCGCCATCGACTCGCACCCGGCGCTCAAGGCGGTGTCTCCGCAGGCGCCCATCGCCGACTGGTTCTGGGATGACATGCACCGGCACGGCGCCTTCAACCTGGCGCTGGCGTTCAACTTCTTCTCGGGGTTCGGCAAGCCCCGTCCCCAGCCCATCGCCCCCGAGGACTGGGAGCACTTCGAGCACGGCACGCCAGACGGCTACCAGTTCTTCCTGGAGATGGGGCCGCTGAGCAACGCGGACGCGCGCTACTTCAAGGGAGACATCGCGTTCTGGAAGGACGTCGTGGCGCACCCCAACTACGACGCGTTCTGGAAGGCGCGGAGCATCCTGCCGCACCTGCGCAACATCAAGGCCGCGGTGATGGTGGTGGGTGGCTGGTACGACACTGAGGATCTCTACGGGCCGCTGCACACCTACGCCGCCATCGAGAAGCAGAACCCGGGCACCCAGAACATGCTGGTCATGGGCCCATGGCCGCACGGCGGCTGGCAGCGCACGGAGGGCCTCTCGCTGGGCGACGTGGACTTCGGCTTCCCCACGAGCAACACCTACCTGGAGCTGTCACTCGCCTTCTTCAAGCACCACCTCAAGGAGGGGCCCAAGCCGGCCCTGCCCGAGGCGCTGGTGTTCGAGACGGGAGCCAACCGCTGGCGCGGCTTCGAGTCCTGGCCGCCCAAGGGTGTGCGCGAGGAGAAGCTCTACTTCCAGCCCAAGGGAGGCCTGGCGTTCAAGCCGCCCACGGGCACGGGGCACCTCTTCGATGAGTACCCGAGCGATCCATCGCGGCCCGTGCCCTACACGGCGGAGATCACCCCGGGCTGGGCGAAGAACTACATGACGGAGGACCAGCGCTTCGCCTCACGCCGGCCCGACGTGCTCGTCTTCCAGACGGAGCCGCTGGAGAAGGATCTGACGCTGGCGGGGCCGCTGGAGGCGGAGCTGTGGGTGTCCACCACGGGTACGGATGCGGACTGGGTGGTGAAGCTGGTCGACGTCAACCCGGGGAAGATGCCGGGCTGGACGCGAGCGGACGACGAGGCGGGGAAGCGCAACCAGGGCTCCCAGCAGACGCTCGTGCGTGGCGAGCCGTTCCGCGGCCGCTTCCGCGAGAGCTACTCCGAGCCCAAGCCCTTCAAGCCGGGAGAGCCGACGAAGGTGCGCTTCGTCATCAATGACGTCTTCCACACCTTCCAGCGGGGGCATCGGGTGATGATCCAGGTGCAGTCGAGCTGGTTCCCCTTCATCGATCGCAACCCGCAGACGTACGTCCCGAACATCTTCGAGGCGAAGGAGGAGGACTTCGTGCGAGCGACGCACCGCGTGTACCGCTCGCCCGCGAACCCCAGCTTCCTCAAGGTGAACGTGCTGCCCTCAGCGGACGAGTGAAGCCCGAGCTCACTTCCGGGGCGGCGGCTCCACGGCCTTGGGAGGCTCGGGGGGCGCCTCGCTCTTGAAGGAGCTCCACGACACCACCACCTCCTGGCCGGTGGCGTCGTAGCCATACAGGAAGTCGAGGATCTGCTTGGTGCCCGGGGGCGCCTCCGAGGGGCTCACCCGCACATGCCCCCGGAAGCCGCCCCGCTCGAGCCCCTCGTCCACGCGGACCACCTCGCTCCACTTCCGGGTGGTGACGTCCACGCCACCATCCCAGCGTTGGGTGACGCGCTCGAGGCGATCCCAGGTGATGTCGCTCGAGACACTTCGCGCCACCACCTCGCTGCGCCAGCCGCCCTCCGGCATCGGACGCCACCGCGAGACCTCGAGCACTACCGGGTGGAGCTCATCGCTCGCGGGCTGCCCGCGGGTCTGCACGAACGCCGTCGCCGAGAGGGGTCCTCCACGAGACAGGCGAGCGGACAGCTTCACGGTGAAGCTCCGGGTCTCCTGTGCCCCCATCCCCTGGACCGCATAGGCGTGCTCGACCTGGGGCTCGCTCGTGGTCGTGGTCGAGCCGTCACCAAACTCCCAGACGTAGGCTTCGACGCGCTCACTGCCCTGGTAGCTCGCCTGGAACGAAAAGGCCCCTTGCCCGCGCTGGGTGACCGCCAACCGCAGCGGCTCGTACTCCTGGCGCTCCCCTCGGCCACAGGAACGCACGTCGATCTCGATGAGCCGCTCGGCCAATACCCCGACTCGCCGCCCTCCGAGATCCTTGCAGACCTGGAAGCGCACGGCGTACCGCCCTGCCCTATCGGGTGCCTTCCACGAGAGCGTCGGTCCGGGATGAAGCTCCGCCTCTCCGCGCTCGGTGAGCCAGACCCACCGGTACACGGCCCCTGGCTCCGCGACACCACCGAATCGCGCGGACAGCCCCAGTGGCTCGCCCTCGCAGACCCAGGAGCGGTCGGTCTCAATCGCATCGACCACCACGCTGGATGTCAGCGGCACCATCTCCTCTCGGAGAGCCGAAGCGAGCACCTCCCTACTCGGGCCCGCGATGGCGGGCGCAGCAGAGGAAGGCGGAGGAGGTGGAACGAGAGGCGGAGGAGGCTCGACCACCGTCGCCACAGGAGGACTCACGCTCTCGACGCTGAGAGGAGCTGGAGCCTGCCTCTCTCCCCGGGGCCACAACGCGAGCCCCACGACCGCCAGAACCACGGCGACCCCGAGCGTCCAGCGAAGCCGCGCGTCTCCCACGGACGATTAGAACCCGAACTCGTTCAGGTGGCGGCGGTAGCCCTGCGAGTTGGGCCGGTACCACTGGTCATCCCAGCCCTTGAAGTCCACGTCATCCAGCAGGCGCTCCGTCTTGCCGTTGAGGACCACCTGGTTGATGAGCTGCACCGTCGTCGAGCCCACGTTCCGGGAGACGAGCTTCGCCGAGGTGTCGAGGTACTGGTACGTGGTGCGGCTGCAGTAGTCCTGCAGCAGGCAGCCTTTGTCGCAGTTGCTCAGGTTGTTGTACGTGGCGTGCTTGTCCTCGGCCACGTACAGCGTGGGCCAACCCCGGTACGCGTTGCGCGAGTCGATGGCGGTGTCGTACTCGAGCTGGTCGTACGCGTACCACGCCGACGAGTCGCAGCTGCTCTTGCGGTGCGCCGACAGATAGGCCCAGTCCAGGTACCACCGGCCACCCGAGTAATGGACCTCGAGCAGCTGGAACTCCGGGTCTCCGTCGTGCCCGGTGGTGACGCCGCTGTCCTCGAAGAAGGTGTCCAGGTAGAAGATCTGCAGCGTGCGCGTGGAGAAGCTGTGGTTCCTCACCGAGAAGTACGGGCGCCGCTCGAAGCCGCTCTCGCCGCTGTCGAACCACAACAGCGGCATGAACCAGTAGGCGAGCTGGTACTCGCAGTCGTCGTTGAGCCCGTCGCGGTCAGCATCCGCGCCGGTTCCCCAGCAGGTGTCTCCGTAGGAGATGGTGCCGAGCCCATCGGCGTGCGCCACGGGCGTCACGGCCAACAACAGGACCAGCGCGACGAGCGCGTTTCGAGCGGTGCGGTCCATGGAGCGCCTCAGCCCTTCAGCAGCCGGTCCACGAGCTGTACGTACTGCTGCATCGCCGCGTCGCGGCTCAGCCCCTTGCGGCCGGCCCAGGCGTCGTACTTGGCGCGGCCCTTCAAATCCAACATCCCGGGCCGCTTGCCCTGCACATCACCCTCCGTGCCCTGCTTGAAGAGCGCGTACAGCTCCAGCAGCGTGTCATTCGATGGACGGGTGGACAGCGTCTTGACCCGCTCCTGCGCGGCCTTGAAGTCCTCGGCCAGTGCCATGGGGAAGCCTCCTGGGCGCGCGAAGATACCCGATTGGCGGACGTGACGGGTCGCGCTCGCGCTCCTCCCCTGCCAGGTCCAGGCCTTCGCCGGATCTCGCGGGACGAGAATCGGAATCCACTCGAATCATGAGAAACCGGTACGCACGAAGGTTCGACGCGACCCGCCAAAACGCTCGAGCGGGCGGAAAAACGCGTGATCTGGCGCGTGCTTACGCCTGCCTGTTCTCGCGGTTCAGGATTTTTCTCTTCATGTCGTTTTGCATCTAGACGCAACTATGGTCTGGGACCGTACGATAACCCCTGTAGCTGGTTCGCTTGCCCATCACGCGGAGGGCTGAACATGTGGATCGAGGCGATCGTCATGCCCCGGGAAGACTCCAAGCCCTACCGCCCTTCGCCCCAGCGCGACCGCCGTGCCGTGTACCAGTCCGGTTGTGACGAGAGCCTGCGCTTCCGCGACTCGGTGCTGAACTACCTGCAGAGCCAGAAGCTAATGGGCGCGGTGAAGTGGGTCAGCGAGCCGGGCTCCCTCCCCATGGTCACGCTGCACTGCCACGAGGGTGTGCTGGAGCAGCTGCGTCAGGTGCCCCAGTTCGAGGCTGGTCGCTCGGCTGCTGTCCAGATGGGCTTCTGAAAAACCCTGTTATCTCCAGAGCTTAGGCCATCATTCGCGTTTCTCTGGTTTTGCCAGAGAGTCGCACATGTCGCCTGAGCGCAACCATTCGGCGCCAAGATACAACCGTGCGAGGGATGCAACCCGGATCCGCCTTGCTAGTTTCCGCATGCGTGAACCGGAGGGTTGTGCAGATGTGGATCGAGGCGATCGTCATGCCCCGGGAGGACTCGAAGGCGACCTGGCGCCCTTCGCCTCAGCGCGACCGCCGTGCGGTGTACCAGTCCGGCTGTGACGAGAGCCTGCGCTTCCGCGACTCGGTGCTGAACTATCTGCAGAGCCAGAAGCTGATGGGCGCGGTGAAGTGGGTCAGCGAGCCGGGCTCCCTTCCCATGGTCACGCTGCGCTGCCAGGAGCGCGTTCTGGAGCGGCTGCGCAAGGCGCCCCAGTTCGAGGCCGGTCGTTCCGCGGCCGTCGATCTGCACGCCTGAGTGGTAGATTGAACCTCTGGGGGCGCCCTCTCGCTCCCTCGAGGTTCTCTCCATGGCTCCCGCGCGAGCGGCATCGAATCCCTTCCTGGAGCTGAGCCTCGAGCAGCTGCGCTTGTTGGTGGACAGCTTCACCGACAGCGTCTGGGTCTGGGACGCGCGCACCGATCATCTGTTGGTCAACCGCCACTGGCTCCAAGCCTTGGGCTACGAAGAAGAGGACCTGGAGCCCAATACCGCTGGCTGGAGGGGCCTGTTGCATCCCGACGATGTCGCCGAGACCGAGCGGCGCTTCGAGGAGCACATGCAGGGCCAAACCCCGCACTTCGTGCAGGAGTACCGGCTGCGGCGCAAGGACGGGCAGTGGGCCTGGATC
Encoded proteins:
- a CDS encoding acyl-CoA-binding protein produces the protein MALAEDFKAAQERVKTLSTRPSNDTLLELYALFKQGTEGDVQGKRPGMLDLKGRAKYDAWAGRKGLSRDAAMQQYVQLVDRLLKG
- a CDS encoding CocE/NonD family hydrolase — its product is MSSLPRSLVALALIAFALPAWAQAPAKPPKSPKEEQAEQRAEYIRSRYSKFEYRIPMRDGVRLFTSVYVPNEASAGKRYPILFTRTPYTVAPYGAERYKRALGPSEAYEKEGFIFVFQDVRGRNMSEGTFMDVRPQVATKRGPKDIDESTDAYDTIQWLVKNVPNNNNRVGMYGISYPGFYTSAGAIDSHPALKAVSPQAPIADWFWDDMHRHGAFNLALAFNFFSGFGKPRPQPIAPEDWEHFEHGTPDGYQFFLEMGPLSNADARYFKGDIAFWKDVVAHPNYDAFWKARSILPHLRNIKAAVMVVGGWYDTEDLYGPLHTYAAIEKQNPGTQNMLVMGPWPHGGWQRTEGLSLGDVDFGFPTSNTYLELSLAFFKHHLKEGPKPALPEALVFETGANRWRGFESWPPKGVREEKLYFQPKGGLAFKPPTGTGHLFDEYPSDPSRPVPYTAEITPGWAKNYMTEDQRFASRRPDVLVFQTEPLEKDLTLAGPLEAELWVSTTGTDADWVVKLVDVNPGKMPGWTRADDEAGKRNQGSQQTLVRGEPFRGRFRESYSEPKPFKPGEPTKVRFVINDVFHTFQRGHRVMIQVQSSWFPFIDRNPQTYVPNIFEAKEEDFVRATHRVYRSPANPSFLKVNVLPSADE
- a CDS encoding PKD domain-containing protein: MVPLTSSVVVDAIETDRSWVCEGEPLGLSARFGGVAEPGAVYRWVWLTERGEAELHPGPTLSWKAPDRAGRYAVRFQVCKDLGGRRVGVLAERLIEIDVRSCGRGERQEYEPLRLAVTQRGQGAFSFQASYQGSERVEAYVWEFGDGSTTTTSEPQVEHAYAVQGMGAQETRSFTVKLSARLSRGGPLSATAFVQTRGQPASDELHPVVLEVSRWRPMPEGGWRSEVVARSVSSDITWDRLERVTQRWDGGVDVTTRKWSEVVRVDEGLERGGFRGHVRVSPSEAPPGTKQILDFLYGYDATGQEVVVSWSSFKSEAPPEPPKAVEPPPRK
- a CDS encoding gamma-glutamyltransferase family protein, producing the protein MNTARMCRWAVCGLLLGIGLAPTRLHAQQTAKPVLHGKHWVAITGKPLAATAGAMMFQKGGNAVDSACAMLAATSTMWDVLSWGGETQALIYDPRARKVVGINALGVAPTGATVEFFQKKNMKYPPEFGPLAAVTPGTPGGLMVMLSEYGTLSLKEVLGPAIQMADEGYPIEAQTANSIEKNKDKLKQWRYSREVMLPHAGQAREAPHPGEVFRQKDLAATLKKLVEAEQKALAAGKNRKQAIQAAYDRFYRGDIARELVRGVQEEGGLITLEDLARWKVHIEEPVKTTYKGVEVYKLTTWVQGPVLLQALNILETQDLKSMGYNSARYIHALYQAMNLAFADRDFYYGDPYFPPAEPVRGLLSKEYAKARAKLINWEKNDPNIKPGDPYAFQGESNPYVKLLEQWPPAPAPGANPNAPQPFTQPPGAPQPATPPTGAPQPGSQQASLEDFERAFFAGTTSIQAADEKGWVVSVTPSGGWVPAVIAGRTGVGLSQRMQSFVMDAAESPFNVLEPGKRPRATLTPSLALKDGKPYLSFAVQGGDSQDQNLLQFFLNVVEFGMTVQEASEAANINSFQMRTSFGDHAAKPGRVLLHQDVPPWVRSELKRMGYEMSFEPRTSGPINAIYFDHKNGTFWGGSSHHGEDYGIAW